From Nymphalis io chromosome 10, ilAglIoxx1.1, whole genome shotgun sequence, a single genomic window includes:
- the LOC126771151 gene encoding RNA-binding protein 42 translates to MDDSSKFQQMQDEMSRFEAEISGSDMVMRPVIGAGTFGAVQQQLERAVPPPPPPPTLLSQFDPSVMGARLMYPNVPPPPPPPSMMVPASVQRLRPSGSTDPYPGPLPFLRPGLPGPQLIPPPPPKPQPVVLSAAPKLYKPKPKDDELKKEKHESKKRKRERVPSPSPVRSAAPVTPPAPPPPAPLEVAAPKGKKEKKHRKVVRTAGGQVWEDVTLLDWPDDDFRMFCGDLGNDVTDELLTRTFGKYTSFQRAKVIRDKRTNKSKGFGFVSFKDPGDFIKAMKEMDGRYVGSRPIKLRKSTWKNRALDVVRKKEKEKAALLALLMSGNKS, encoded by the exons ATGGACGATTCAAGTAAATTTCAACAGATGCAAGATGAAATGTCGAG ATTTGAGGCGGAGATATCGGGGTCGGACATGGTTATGAGGCCGGTGATTGGTGCTGGTACTTTTGGCGCTGTACAACAACAGCTCGAGCGTGCGGTGcctccgccgccgccgccgccgacaTTACTGTCACAGTTTGACCCATCGGTTATGGGAGCTCGTTTAATGTATCCCAATGTACCACCTCCACCACCACCACCGTCTATGATGGTGCCGGCTtct GTACAAAGACTCCGACCATCAGGATCAACAGATCCATACCCTGGTCCCTTGCCATTCCTCAGGCCAGGATTACCAGGTCCCCAGCTGATCCCACCTCCACCTCCTAAACCTCAACCTGTGGTCCTGTCAGCTGCGCCCAAACTTTATAAACCAAAGCCTAAAGATGATGAACTGAAAAAGGAAAAACATGAGAGTAAAAAACGG AAGCGCGAGCGCGTCCCGTCGCCATCGCCGGTGCGGAGCGCGGCGCCCGTcacgccgcccgcgccgcccccgCCCGCGCCCCTCGAAGTCGCCGCGCCCAAAGGGAAGAAGGAGAAGAAGCATCGGAAG GTTGTGAGGACAGCTGGTGGACAAGTTTGGGAAGATGTGACTTTACTGGATTGGCCTGACGATGACTTCCGTATGTTCTGTGGTGATCTTGGAAATGATGTGACTGATGAACTTTTG ACACGAACATTTGGTAAATACACCTCGTTCCAAAGAGCTAAGGTTATTCGAGACAAACGAACAAATAAAAGCAAGGGGTTTGGTTTCGTCAGCTTTAAGGATCCGGGTGACTTCATCAAGGCTATGAAAGAAATGGACG GTCGCTACGTAGGCAGTCGGCCGATCAAGTTAAGAAAAAGTACGTGGAAGAACCGAGCTCTGGACGTCGTGCGAAAGAAAGAAAAGGAGAAAGCGGCCCTTCTCGCTCTCCTCATGTCTGGAAATAAGAGCTGA